TGAATCGGTTCAGCTTTGAGATCAGTCGGCAGCAGTTGATCACGGCCGCCCGGCAGGTCGAGCAGGCTCAGATTGACCTCAGGAACGCGGAGCAATCCGATTCCAACCTCACTCGCAATCTGTTGCAGGCATTGCAGTCACTGTTGCAGGCTCGAAACAGTCTGATCGCAAGCTGGGTCAGCTACGAAACATCACGAATGCAGTTGCACCAGGCATTGGGAATTCTGCAGGTCGACGATTCCGGATCATGGATCAATGATGGACAAACCTTCGACAACTTCCTCGACATCAACGACGCGCCCCTCGGCTTCGAACGCGAGCTCGACCCCGGCCTTGACGGCGACGCCTCCGGCGATGAGGAAGTCCCCGTTCTTTAAAAACCTGTTGCTGCTGGTTGCCGTGTGCGGTTTGATCGGTGGGCCAATCTGGTATGCGGTCAACGCTGCGCAGGAAGACGGCGATGTGGATTCGCTGAAGTGGACCGCTGAAGAAACGGACCTGCGGATCACTGTGACCGAACGCGGCACGCTGGAAAGCCAGAAGACCGTTAACGGGGTTTGTGAGGTCGAAGGCTACGACAACAAGATTATCTTCATCGTCGAAGAAGGTTCGACGGTGAAGAAAGGTGACGTCGTCGTGCGGTTTGATTCGTCGCAGATCGACAAGGAAATCGCAGAAGAAAAGCTGGAAGTGCAGCAGGCCAAGGGAACCGTCGCCACAAAGCTTCAGGAAGTGGCGCTGGAGAAGACCAAGGGAGAGAGTGAAATTGCCGCTGCCGAGCTGGCTTTGGAGCTGGCCGATCTGGATCTGGAAAAATATCGCGACGGCGACTATCTGGTCGAACTAAACGACCTGCAGGGCAAGATCGCTTTGGCCAGAGTGGAACTGGAAAAGGCAACCGAGGCTCTGGAAAACACAAAGGTGCTCGTGAAGAAAGGCTTTCGTGAGCCGGAGCAAATTCGTACGGCACTACAAACCGTGGAGAGTACGAAGTTTAGTCTAGAGCGTGATGAGCGGACTCTGGACGTCTTGAAGAAGTACGACTACAAGCGGAAGCTGACGGAATTCAAAGCGAACGCGATTGAAGCCAAACGCAAGCTGAATCGAGAGATCGCCAACGCAGACGCGAACAACAAGAAAGCCGAGAACGAATACAAGAGCGCGCAGGCAGAACTGAAGCTGCAGGAAGAAGACCTTGCCGAGGCCGAATTGCAGAAGGCTCGCTGCGAAATCAAAGCGGCTCAAACCGGCGTCGTCGCCTATGCGAACGAAGACTGGTGGTCAGAGTCGCGCCGCATTCGCGAAGGTGGCACCGTCTACGAACGCCAGGTTGTCTTTTTCATTCCCGACATGTCGCTGATGCAGTTGGAGGTCAAGGTTCACGAATCCGAAGTGAAACGCATCGCGACGGGGCAGAAGGCCATCATTCGCGTTGATGCGTTCGCGAACCAGACATTTACGGGGACCGTTAAGAGCGTGGCTCAGCTAAGTAAATCAGACCGCTTCTTCGGCGGCGGCGTCAAAGAATATCCGACGGTTATTGTGCTGGATGAAACTCCTTCGGTGCCGCTGCGGCCCGGCATGACGGCGGAGGTCGAAATTCTGGTGGACAACCTCAGCGACGTTGTGGCTGTTCCGGTGCAGGCAATTGCTGAACACCGTCGCAAGCGTTTCGTGTATGTGCTGAACGACGAAGGCGTGGAACGTCGTGAAGTGGAGATTGGGCAAACCAACAACCGCCTGATCGAAGTGACGACCGGCCTAAAGGCGAGTGAAGTGGTCGTGCTGGACGCTCGATCCCGCGCGGCGGAAGAGTTCGCGGATGATGAAGGCATGGAGGACAGTGAAGAGTTGTTGAAGCTGGAACAAGAAGCCGAGTCAGCGGCAGACAAGAAGCCCGAAGATGATGAAGCCGATGCGACAGACGACGAGTCGGCCGAAGAAAAGACACCGGACGAGAGTGAACCCGCCGTCGAGAAAGTAGACAGCGCAGTCGACGCGGCAGACGATGGCCCGTCCGCCAGCGAAGTGTCTCCGGCCGAAGAAGCCACAGGCGACGTTGACAGCAACACTAAAGCCGAAGGGGAAGAGGCGGTCGAGGGTCCACAGGCTTCCATTCTTAAGCAGCAGATCGGTGTTGCGGAGATC
This DNA window, taken from Fuerstiella marisgermanici, encodes the following:
- a CDS encoding efflux RND transporter periplasmic adaptor subunit, producing the protein MRKSPFFKNLLLLVAVCGLIGGPIWYAVNAAQEDGDVDSLKWTAEETDLRITVTERGTLESQKTVNGVCEVEGYDNKIIFIVEEGSTVKKGDVVVRFDSSQIDKEIAEEKLEVQQAKGTVATKLQEVALEKTKGESEIAAAELALELADLDLEKYRDGDYLVELNDLQGKIALARVELEKATEALENTKVLVKKGFREPEQIRTALQTVESTKFSLERDERTLDVLKKYDYKRKLTEFKANAIEAKRKLNREIANADANNKKAENEYKSAQAELKLQEEDLAEAELQKARCEIKAAQTGVVAYANEDWWSESRRIREGGTVYERQVVFFIPDMSLMQLEVKVHESEVKRIATGQKAIIRVDAFANQTFTGTVKSVAQLSKSDRFFGGGVKEYPTVIVLDETPSVPLRPGMTAEVEILVDNLSDVVAVPVQAIAEHRRKRFVYVLNDEGVERREVEIGQTNNRLIEVTTGLKASEVVVLDARSRAAEEFADDEGMEDSEELLKLEQEAESAADKKPEDDEADATDDESAEEKTPDESEPAVEKVDSAVDAADDGPSASEVSPAEEATGDVDSNTKAEGEEAVEGPQASILKQQIGVAEIAKVSAIDLNGRISGAFHDGILSCVA